ataGAAATCTTTTAAAAGCATTGATCTCCTGATTTTTGCGCTCTGGTTTATTTTCAGAAACTTAGTgtcatctttttcttctaaattaTTATGGCATGCAACAGGCTGTGACAAGCTTGTGCTGGCAAAGGTCAAAACCAGTTATTGTTAATGAAAATTGCTCTGCTGAGACTGCTCTTGTGGGAGATGCAGTTGAAGATTCAATCCTTATGCCTGATCCTTTACCTTCTGCAACTGCGTCGAGTGTTTCTCTGTCAACATCAGTGTCCACTACAAGGAATCCAAGTCGTTTGAGTGCTTCCATTGACACATCATCATTTACAGCATCCAGCGGTGGATTCACATCAAGCATACTGAATTCATCTACGGCAGAAGAAACACCACTACGAAACCCTTTATGGCCAGGTGGACACCTGTCAAGGTTGCAAGCTACACGCTCTAGTTATAACTTCAAGGATGACATGGAGGTATTCTCCCCACTTGTGGATGTTCAGCCAATAGCATCTTCACTATGGGATGACAATGGATCAAAGAAGGATGGCCCATTTGGAGATAAGAAACCTTCATCGTCACTGTTTCCATCGTCCAGTCGAAAATTTCCAAATTCAGAGGAAGGAATTAGTGATCATCCAATATTAGATTGGAAATCTGCCTCAACCGCCAAGCAGGTTCGTTTCTCTCATTGCCCTTATTTTGAATTTAACTGCTCCACTAATCTATATACTTTCAATTCACGGTCCAACATATCTTTATTTAAAATCTGCCTTCCATCTTCCATGCCATCAGTGAACTTGTTAATGTGTAGCACACTAGCACTTAAATTTGCTAACATGTAACGGAAGAACTTGGTTTGTTGAGGGGGAAAAAAGGCAAGattgtaattattttctttgaaataaagaAGACAATAAGATATCAATTATCATATAATATAACATATCCTAGAATATCAAAATGTATCTGTGATGATAGCATAGAATCAATTctaatatctattttaattttatgatttttcgtATTTAGCTAGGATTAAGAGTATAGTACTATGATAAATATGACTTAGGATTTTGTCTATTTAACACATTATCTTTCTCAGTCACATCAGATCATACTAATATTCAGTCTTTATTCGCacctctctctatctctctctcccCCCGGAATTCATAAGAAAATAATGAAATTCTACTATGTAAGAATATCAATTAGTTGTGTTATAAAGTGGTTCATAAATTGTTGTCTGACTTTAATTCGTTGTTGCACTTACTCAGTCCACACGGAAGTTCGATTTAATATTAGCTTTTGCCTGGTAGATTATCCTAGTTTGACTGATCATATTGCAAACTAATTTTGTGTAGGATATAACTCAACCTTCCTTTCCACCTGTCGGGTCAACTACTCCTCCATCTTCAAAGAATGAAGATTCATCTTCTATCACGCCTCCGGAAGCTTGGGGTGGTGAGAAGTTATCTGATAAATACGCTTTCATACGTCAGCCTGTCAATGCTCCATCTCGTTTGGGGATGTTGGCTTCTGGTAGTCAAAGTGCAGGGTCAACATtatcttcattacatgatccaTCCTCATCATCAGCTCTCAGTTCCTATACAAGTTCAAGCCTAAGTTTTGCCAATTTACGTGCAAAGGATGTCTCTACAGGCCAAGAGACTTCACTGGGATTTTCTGATAACATGTTCCCTACTTCTTTGCCTCTGTCCATCAATACAAAATCTAGCCTTGGTCAGGCAAATAGTGATTCTCCGAGAATCCTTGATTCCCCCAAAATGTCATCCTTTACTCGGAGGTTTTCTACGTATGCAGAAAGAATAAGCACTACCTCTGCATTCAGTGATGGAGTATCTGGTTCACCCAAGATTAAGAAATCGGGTGCAGAAACTAGAGAAGAACTTCTAAATACCTTGCTGATGAAGACTGATATATCTGCTCCAACAGAATCTGGCTCTCTTCCCCTTGTAAATGTAAGTTATGCATACAAGATAATTAGATATGATGATTTCATCTACTGCATGTATTGATGTGTGCTTTTAGAACATTTTTCTCATTGTAGAATCTTCTGCTACTGTGCTTCTGACTGTAAATTATTCATTGAACCCAGTATGATAGTATCTTAATACATATTTATATTAGTTGTTTTagttttcttatctttattgagttatgaaatttgatgataGGGAATAAGCTCACAACCGAAAGCATCTCAGTCAGATGGACATGGATCATCATTCACGCTTCAACTCTTTCAAAGAACTCTTGAAGAAACTCTAGATTCCTTTCAAAAATCTATACACGAGGATATGAGAAACCTTCATATCGAAATTTTAAGACAGTTCCATCTGCAAGAGGTTTGCCTCTAGAGTTAATCAGtcattttgattttcttttatttcttccAACCCTTTTTTATTAATTGTCAAATTCGACAGATGGAAATGTCAACCAAGATGAATGACATTCTGGAAATCCAAGCTGAGTTGATGAAAGAAGTAAAGTCTCTTCGTAAAGAAAACCAGCAGCTCAGACAAATGCTATGATTGATGTGAATACAGTTGAATCattttttgttgtgtttttgCTGATTGCCTTTGTGATATTTCTTTTACAAATTGGCAATTATTGTATGTCTTATTATAGGCTTCTTGATTGTGTATTAGCTTTTAGAGGGTGGTGTTTGAATTGCTTGTTACTGGAAGAGAGAGAGGGCTTTCAATATATGTACAGAGAtgataatttttcaaaaatggaATGGAATCTTTGTTGGGCTATCTATGGCTTGCAGgcttgatattttgaaattgttaTTTGTACATATAATGTGAGATATTTTGTTAAGGTGCGTGAGATATAGACCATCACCTCATATAATGGCAAATAATGTATGAATCAATTGAAATATTTTAAAGCTACACAATTTAACTGCTCAACAGATGTACCAGGTTTTTATCAAGAATAATGCTCATCTCAagtttttttatgaattaagtCTAACCAAGTTAAATAATAAGGCTTGTAATAATGTTAGCCATAAGTAATTTTTGTTATGTTAGACTAACTTGGTTAACAAAAGACGAATAATTGCGAATTTCCAAATTTGATTATAATGGTAGCTGATTGAATTCTGTTGGAGGTTAAATGAGTTGTTTGATATAGTTGCATTTAATAATTGGTTGACATAGTTTACTGCCATAACTAATGTGTTAACCAACCGAAATTATGGAatccaatttattgaatttagtgGGATTTGAAAACCATTAGAACAAAAAGGCAACAGCATAACGTGAAGAAATGGAATGGATCAAGTACAGAAAAGTTGCCACTTTCATTGCACTCCTGACCTAACGAGACAGAAAGTGTTTGATGATGAAACATTAAATGTTAGATAGCAGCATCACAGGAATTCGGGAACAACGGCTTTTCAAATCCCATATGATATTATGCTGTTAGATCTCATAAAAATATTCCATTAATAAAGATGAAAATTCACACTTGATGTACTACCAAACAAAATTTTCAATTGATACATTTATTAGTTAACAGGAATAAAACATGTGACTATATGTGAGTGTGCAAAAATTAATGCATTTCATATCCTTCCCTTTAACAATCACCATTCACccagataattaaaaataaatttaaatagaatttgcattttttaagtttcaattaCAGTGAAGTTAAATTCTAAAGTAATCTTAAGATTGAAATAGTATTTGAGATATTAATTGTACTAAAAAAGTCTGAAATTAACAAAAGTATATAATGTTTAATTTCTAACAACATGATGAATTCATTAATAAAAAAGGACttagaaatataattaaaatttaaaagactaTTTTAATGTACGCTACTAATATGAGAGAGACCAATTTAAGATTTATCTCATTACATTGTCCACAAAGAGTTTGTAACTAGTAAACATTAATTTGGTCTAAAAGAAAAAAGTTTgtaaaatcaatttcaaaagaTTAGTccaaaagaaattgattttgctCAGAGTCTATGAGTTTAGAACTGATTCGAGACTTCACTCattgttttctctcttcttctgtCCAACAGCCGCAATTTACCAAAAATCCAAATAAATGGAATCAAATTAAAAGATACCACAAAAAGATAACTTCTTTTTATCCTTCAATCTCAAACCCATCTTCCATTTTTTCCCACTCCACTTTAACTCATTTGTCCCTTCCTCTGCTTTCTTCGCGGAACCAATCGTCTATCTACTTCGCAAATTCTCACTCTCTTTCTGCTTTTTCTGTTTCATTCAGAATTCAAGCCTTAATTGTCATGGCTGAACAAGGCATATACTCAAACACCTCTCCTTCATTTTTCCAGCTTCTGGGATGCTTCAGCTTAAGT
The Arachis stenosperma cultivar V10309 chromosome 7, arast.V10309.gnm1.PFL2, whole genome shotgun sequence genome window above contains:
- the LOC130942095 gene encoding protein NEDD1 produces the protein MASLLAASGGDTVKLFDCSVKPGDPCTLSYIPSPGSQVNSVKWNHTNLVVASAGDDKKISLWRKNGQSMGTIPISGTDSGDNIEESISAICFSNKASRYICSGGSGQVVRIWDLQKKRCIKWLRGHTNAITGVMYNCKDEHLASISLSGDLILHNLASGARAAELKDPDQQMLRVLDYSRVSRHLLVTAGDDGTVHLWDTTGRSPKVSWMKQHSAPTAGISFSPSNDKIFASVGLDKKLYTYDSSSRKPSSCISHEAPFSSLAYRDDGWMLAAGTSNGRVAFYDVRGKPQPFVVLHAYGSSEAVTSLCWQRSKPVIVNENCSAETALVGDAVEDSILMPDPLPSATASSVSLSTSVSTTRNPSRLSASIDTSSFTASSGGFTSSILNSSTAEETPLRNPLWPGGHLSRLQATRSSYNFKDDMEVFSPLVDVQPIASSLWDDNGSKKDGPFGDKKPSSSLFPSSSRKFPNSEEGISDHPILDWKSASTAKQDITQPSFPPVGSTTPPSSKNEDSSSITPPEAWGGEKLSDKYAFIRQPVNAPSRLGMLASGSQSAGSTLSSLHDPSSSSALSSYTSSSLSFANLRAKDVSTGQETSLGFSDNMFPTSLPLSINTKSSLGQANSDSPRILDSPKMSSFTRRFSTYAERISTTSAFSDGVSGSPKIKKSGAETREELLNTLLMKTDISAPTESGSLPLVNGISSQPKASQSDGHGSSFTLQLFQRTLEETLDSFQKSIHEDMRNLHIEILRQFHLQEMEMSTKMNDILEIQAELMKEVKSLRKENQQLRQML